From Spirosoma agri, one genomic window encodes:
- a CDS encoding S8 family serine peptidase encodes MTLRLNVFVCLIALLIQPNHGVARPHRPLLSVNEGGSDRPKYWILFKAKDQHGLPALSESAISRRQAQNLPLDDSDRPVSAAYLDQLQREGVLPLNKSRWLNAVSARLTAEQYAQVTNLPFVAGIQAIDPAIIITSIGGQDQPHGASPHMAPVMTQIQATDFAQAGLTGRFVNVGVIDAGFFGADSANALKHVFARAGVKRVRDYVNDKKTHGDLFHTLETMSDFHGTEVLAAIAGNDPVENTQYGLATDATFYLARSDQGNREYRGEEDNWVAAMEWMDSLGVRLINTSLGYAKGMSNPKENYEPSQMDGHTSLISRAAQIAADKKGILIIVSAGNEGDDRSWRIISTPADAQGVMAIGATNSRLWNRIGYSSIGPESLPYLKPNVSCFSLYGTSLSAPVITGFAACIMQANPRLTNKEVMAIIEKSSHLYPYGNNYVGYGVPQASRAIALLRNQPLPATARSVRASGKSFTLPVTSNESVVSVFHKKDATHILQQEAMKVNNGKLALRRSSGEKQTTVDLKKEVIEVIWE; translated from the coding sequence ATGACGCTCCGCCTAAACGTATTCGTTTGCCTGATCGCGCTGTTGATTCAACCGAATCATGGCGTAGCTCGTCCCCACAGGCCCCTCTTATCGGTAAACGAAGGTGGCTCGGATCGCCCTAAGTACTGGATTCTTTTTAAAGCCAAAGATCAGCACGGGTTGCCCGCCCTATCCGAAAGCGCTATCTCCCGAAGACAGGCGCAAAACCTGCCACTCGACGACTCCGATCGACCTGTATCGGCGGCTTATCTGGATCAACTACAGCGTGAAGGAGTTTTGCCACTGAACAAATCGCGCTGGCTGAATGCCGTATCGGCCCGGCTCACGGCTGAACAGTATGCGCAGGTAACTAATCTGCCTTTTGTAGCTGGCATTCAGGCGATTGATCCGGCCATTATTATTACCTCAATTGGTGGTCAGGACCAGCCGCACGGAGCCAGTCCGCATATGGCGCCGGTCATGACCCAGATTCAGGCTACCGATTTTGCGCAGGCGGGACTGACCGGCCGATTCGTCAACGTGGGTGTTATCGACGCTGGTTTTTTCGGTGCTGATTCGGCCAATGCGCTGAAGCACGTATTTGCTCGGGCGGGGGTGAAGCGTGTTCGTGATTACGTGAATGATAAAAAGACCCACGGCGATCTGTTTCACACGCTCGAAACGATGTCGGACTTTCACGGCACCGAGGTGCTGGCCGCAATTGCCGGTAATGACCCCGTCGAAAATACCCAATACGGTCTGGCTACTGACGCAACGTTTTACCTCGCGCGGTCAGATCAGGGCAATCGCGAATACCGGGGCGAAGAAGATAACTGGGTTGCTGCGATGGAATGGATGGATAGTCTGGGCGTACGGCTCATCAACACGTCGCTGGGTTACGCCAAAGGCATGAGCAATCCCAAAGAGAACTACGAACCGAGCCAGATGGACGGTCACACGAGCCTGATCAGCCGGGCCGCGCAGATTGCTGCCGACAAAAAAGGCATCCTGATCATCGTGTCGGCTGGTAACGAGGGCGACGACCGTTCGTGGCGGATCATTAGTACGCCCGCTGATGCACAGGGGGTTATGGCTATTGGTGCAACGAACTCACGTCTCTGGAATCGAATTGGCTACAGCAGCATTGGGCCCGAAAGTCTGCCGTATTTGAAACCCAACGTTTCGTGTTTCTCGCTGTACGGAACATCTTTGTCCGCGCCCGTCATTACCGGATTTGCGGCTTGTATCATGCAGGCAAACCCCAGACTAACTAATAAAGAAGTGATGGCTATCATCGAAAAATCGTCGCATCTGTACCCGTACGGTAATAACTACGTCGGTTACGGTGTGCCACAGGCTTCGAGGGCTATTGCGCTGCTCCGCAACCAGCCGCTACCCGCGACGGCCCGATCGGTAAGAGCATCCGGCAAGTCATTTACGCTGCCCGTTACGTCGAATGAGTCGGTTGTGTCGGTCTTTCACAAAAAAGATGCAACGCACATCTTACAGCAGGAGGCTATGAAGGTCAATAATGGCAAGCTGGCATTGCGTCGGTCATCGGGAGAGAAGCAAACGACCGTCGATCTCAAGAAAGAAGTGATTGAAGTGATCTGGGAGTAA
- a CDS encoding response regulator transcription factor, whose amino-acid sequence MKILIIEDERKLARFMKQGLEQHGHVADLAYSGSEGLNHVAGGLYDLVLLDLMLPGQTGFEVLKNLRAFGLAVPVMILSALSDPDKVVEGLDLGAVDYLRKPFDFNELLARIRVLQRRTQTGDSVVLRLDDLEMRLVSHEVFKANVKLELTNREFALLELLLRRAGQLVTKNEIAEKVWAVDYDMGSNVIEVHIYQLRRKLDALGTRGLIETIIGRGYRLKSA is encoded by the coding sequence ATGAAAATCCTCATTATCGAAGATGAACGCAAGCTGGCCCGGTTCATGAAACAGGGTCTGGAGCAACACGGACACGTCGCCGATCTGGCCTATTCCGGGTCGGAGGGGCTCAACCATGTTGCCGGTGGATTGTATGATCTGGTGTTGCTGGATTTGATGCTGCCGGGGCAAACCGGCTTTGAGGTGCTGAAAAATCTTCGTGCTTTTGGCCTGGCTGTGCCGGTAATGATCCTATCCGCCCTGAGCGATCCCGATAAAGTCGTGGAAGGATTAGATCTGGGTGCAGTTGATTACTTACGAAAACCCTTCGATTTCAACGAGTTATTAGCCCGTATTCGGGTTTTACAGCGACGAACGCAAACGGGCGATAGCGTAGTACTTCGTCTGGACGATCTGGAAATGAGGCTCGTATCTCATGAGGTTTTCAAAGCCAACGTGAAACTAGAATTGACCAATCGGGAGTTCGCTTTACTCGAACTACTATTGCGTCGGGCCGGTCAGCTGGTAACTAAAAACGAGATTGCTGAAAAGGTCTGGGCCGTCGATTACGATATGGGGAGCAACGTTATTGAAGTGCATATTTACCAGTTGCGCCGGAAACTGGACGCATTAGGTACGCGTGGATTGATCGAAACGATTATTGGCCGTGGTTATCGCCTGAAATCAGCATGA
- a CDS encoding HAMP domain-containing sensor histidine kinase, which translates to MNLRSRIVLAITAVFAAVSLLAGWLMLTRAEKSLQNAFDRAVQTRAGWLLSQVSVDPVVLPLPTESEQMLVTYQTYGRWRELFRSPGFPAASGIGRDANRHPRSYRSKTVQNSSLQLSNGQLNLTLAVPDASLIQDIERLRWVFGLGWFVGLILAFLGGYAVAGWLLKPIQAIVNQASKITNTTTIEPLDLPATQDELYQLTNTLNQMLARIRESAELQQNFFGAAAHELRTPLAVMKTGLEVTLDSGQVDGRTAPFLLGQLDEVRRLTRLLDEFLTLSRPDKTSQSLRIESVDLATLINQCLSQLAGAATDYEVSTRFDEPDFAIQPISTDGVKLAHVVLNLVENAIKYAVPNSVVVVQLSGETVPMIRVQNQTVCETGPVLDLMQPYFRANPFKDGHGLGLWISHQLTTLLGGELHLEWQGFIFVSTLVLPQEVRSGQPIKS; encoded by the coding sequence ATGAATCTGCGTAGCCGGATCGTTCTAGCCATAACGGCTGTATTTGCGGCTGTGAGCCTGCTGGCGGGCTGGCTGATGCTGACCCGTGCGGAAAAAAGCCTTCAGAATGCTTTCGACCGGGCGGTTCAGACGCGGGCGGGCTGGTTGCTTTCCCAGGTAAGCGTCGATCCGGTTGTGTTGCCGCTACCCACTGAGAGCGAGCAGATGCTGGTGACCTACCAAACCTACGGTCGATGGCGGGAGCTTTTCCGCAGTCCCGGTTTTCCTGCTGCATCTGGCATTGGCCGTGATGCCAATCGACACCCGCGCTCGTATCGGTCAAAAACGGTTCAGAACTCGTCTCTTCAACTGTCAAACGGGCAGCTTAACCTAACATTAGCCGTGCCCGATGCGAGTCTGATCCAGGATATAGAGCGGTTGCGCTGGGTATTTGGGCTGGGCTGGTTCGTTGGGTTGATCTTGGCATTTCTCGGTGGCTATGCGGTGGCGGGGTGGTTACTGAAACCGATTCAGGCCATTGTGAATCAAGCAAGTAAAATCACAAACACAACCACCATTGAGCCGCTGGACCTGCCCGCTACGCAGGATGAATTGTACCAGCTGACCAATACGCTGAATCAGATGCTGGCCCGTATTCGGGAAAGTGCCGAGCTACAGCAAAACTTCTTCGGAGCTGCAGCGCACGAGCTTCGAACGCCCCTCGCCGTGATGAAAACGGGTCTTGAAGTAACGCTCGACAGCGGTCAGGTCGATGGGCGAACGGCCCCATTCCTGCTGGGCCAGTTGGATGAGGTACGACGTTTAACGCGCCTTCTCGACGAATTTCTGACCCTTAGTCGCCCCGATAAAACCAGCCAGTCTCTCCGAATTGAATCGGTTGATTTGGCCACATTGATAAACCAGTGTCTTTCGCAATTGGCCGGCGCTGCTACTGATTATGAGGTATCGACGCGATTCGATGAGCCTGATTTTGCCATTCAGCCGATCTCCACGGATGGTGTCAAACTGGCGCATGTCGTCTTGAATCTCGTTGAAAATGCCATCAAATACGCCGTTCCGAATAGCGTTGTGGTAGTGCAACTAAGCGGGGAAACCGTACCGATGATCCGGGTGCAGAACCAGACCGTTTGCGAAACGGGACCCGTACTTGACCTGATGCAGCCGTATTTCCGGGCCAATCCGTTCAAAGATGGGCATGGACTCGGCTTATGGATCAGCCATCAGCTAACAACGCTGCTGGGTGGCGAACTACACCTCGAATGGCAGGGATTTATCTTTGTCAGCACGCTTGTTCTACCGCAAGAAGTACGTTCCGGCCAACCAATAAAATCCTGA
- the rfaD gene encoding ADP-glyceromanno-heptose 6-epimerase codes for MIIVTGAAGFIGSCLISKLNQENFNFIVAVDDFSNPDKEANLTGKRIQERVDREDFFGWLDTNYHEIEFIFHIGARTDTTEFDRQIFEHLNVEYSKQIWNRCIEYQIPLVYASSAATYGLGEFGYDDNESLIPQLKPLNPYGDSKNEFDIWVLEQERKPFFWAGLKFFNVYGPNEYHKDRMASVIFHAYNQICQSGTMKLFRSHNPDYTDGGQMRDFIYVKDIVDVCSFLMHHRRNSGIYNLGSGKARTFLDLATLTFQAMGRDPQIEFIDTPIDIRDKYQYFTQANMAKLRSIGYDRPFCSLEEGIGDYVKNYLKEKQYL; via the coding sequence ATGATTATTGTCACAGGGGCTGCTGGCTTTATCGGAAGCTGTTTGATCAGCAAATTGAATCAGGAAAACTTCAATTTTATTGTCGCTGTCGATGACTTTTCAAACCCGGATAAAGAAGCGAATCTGACGGGTAAACGTATTCAGGAACGGGTTGACCGGGAAGATTTTTTCGGCTGGCTCGACACAAACTATCATGAGATCGAGTTCATTTTCCACATCGGCGCCCGTACGGACACGACTGAATTTGACCGTCAGATTTTTGAACACCTGAACGTCGAATACTCCAAGCAGATCTGGAATCGCTGTATTGAGTACCAGATTCCGCTCGTATATGCTTCATCAGCAGCCACCTATGGACTCGGCGAATTTGGGTATGACGATAATGAGTCGCTGATTCCGCAGTTGAAGCCGCTCAATCCCTACGGCGATTCGAAGAATGAGTTCGACATTTGGGTTTTAGAGCAGGAGCGTAAACCTTTTTTCTGGGCGGGCCTGAAATTCTTCAATGTGTACGGCCCCAATGAATACCATAAAGACCGAATGGCATCGGTAATTTTCCATGCCTACAATCAGATCTGCCAGTCCGGCACGATGAAGTTGTTCAGGTCGCACAATCCCGATTATACGGACGGCGGGCAGATGCGGGATTTCATCTATGTGAAAGACATCGTTGACGTTTGCTCCTTCCTGATGCATCACCGACGTAATTCAGGCATTTATAATCTGGGCAGCGGCAAAGCCCGGACCTTCCTCGATCTGGCCACGCTCACCTTCCAGGCTATGGGTCGCGATCCGCAGATCGAATTTATCGACACCCCCATCGACATCCGCGACAAATACCAATATTTTACCCAAGCCAATATGGCTAAGCTTCGCTCCATTGGTTACGATCGCCCTTTCTGCTCCCTCGAAGAAGGTATTGGCGATTACGTAAAAAACTACCTGAAAGAAAAACAATATCTTTAA
- a CDS encoding 6-pyruvoyl trahydropterin synthase family protein gives MVYINRIEHFNAAHRLYNPAWSEERNKEVFGPCANMNWHGHNFELIVTVKGEPDPNTGFVIDLKLLGDIVKREVIEKVDHKNLNLDVDFMQGKMASCEIFIMEIWKILERALADVTEAHLHQLRLYETPKNFVDYFGE, from the coding sequence ATGGTCTATATAAACAGAATCGAACATTTCAACGCTGCCCACCGGCTCTACAATCCGGCCTGGTCTGAGGAGCGAAACAAGGAGGTTTTTGGTCCCTGCGCGAACATGAACTGGCACGGCCACAACTTCGAGCTTATCGTAACGGTGAAGGGCGAGCCGGACCCCAATACGGGCTTTGTCATTGACCTGAAACTGCTGGGCGATATTGTCAAACGGGAGGTCATCGAGAAAGTGGATCACAAAAACCTGAACCTTGATGTGGACTTCATGCAGGGCAAAATGGCCAGTTGCGAAATCTTTATCATGGAAATCTGGAAAATTCTGGAACGGGCACTGGCCGACGTGACAGAAGCCCACTTACACCAGCTTCGACTTTATGAAACACCGAAAAATTTCGTGGATTATTTCGGCGAATAA
- the lpxB gene encoding lipid-A-disaccharide synthase, whose protein sequence is MNYYLIAGERSGDLHGANLIRAIRRHDSDAQCRAYGGEQMEEAGAVLVRHYRDMAFMGFLEVVKNLVTIRRIMRECQDDLLTHRPDALILIDYAGFNLRMARFAKKHGIRVFYYISPKVWAWNQRRALKIKETVDRLFTILPFETEFFATYDYKVEYVGNPLLDAFADFEPDPDFRAKLKLDERPVIALLPGSRRQEITSILPAMLAATRQFPNHQFVVGTVSNLPAPLYGNLLGGYPTVKRVSDSAYDLLTVATAALVTSGTATLETALFNVPQVVCYKTTTVSYAIAKRLIAVPFIALVNLIANREVVKELIQNDLTADHIADELRAVLPGGPRREAQLTGYADVQEKMGEPGASERAGKRMVELASEWSKSR, encoded by the coding sequence ATGAACTATTACCTCATTGCCGGAGAACGTTCCGGCGACCTCCACGGTGCCAACCTGATTCGCGCCATTCGCCGTCACGATTCCGATGCGCAGTGTCGGGCGTACGGTGGCGAACAGATGGAAGAAGCCGGGGCCGTTCTGGTTCGCCATTACCGCGATATGGCGTTCATGGGTTTTCTGGAGGTAGTGAAAAATCTGGTCACAATCCGCCGGATCATGCGTGAGTGTCAGGATGATCTGCTCACCCATCGTCCTGACGCGCTTATTTTGATCGATTATGCCGGGTTCAATCTGCGTATGGCCCGGTTTGCGAAAAAACACGGCATTCGGGTATTCTACTATATTTCGCCGAAGGTTTGGGCCTGGAACCAGCGTCGGGCCCTGAAAATCAAAGAAACCGTCGATCGGCTGTTTACCATCCTGCCATTTGAGACGGAGTTTTTTGCTACTTACGATTACAAGGTAGAATATGTCGGTAATCCGCTACTCGATGCCTTTGCTGATTTCGAGCCAGACCCTGACTTTCGGGCAAAGTTAAAACTGGACGAGCGACCCGTCATTGCTCTACTGCCCGGTAGTCGTCGTCAGGAAATCACGTCGATACTACCGGCTATGCTGGCTGCAACGCGCCAATTTCCAAACCATCAGTTTGTTGTCGGGACCGTCAGTAATTTGCCGGCACCACTTTATGGCAACCTGCTGGGCGGTTATCCAACGGTTAAGCGCGTTAGCGATTCGGCCTATGACTTGCTGACTGTTGCCACGGCTGCGCTGGTCACGTCGGGTACTGCTACGCTCGAGACGGCTCTTTTCAATGTGCCGCAGGTCGTCTGTTACAAAACAACGACCGTATCCTACGCAATTGCCAAACGGTTGATTGCTGTCCCATTCATTGCGCTTGTGAACCTCATCGCAAACCGCGAAGTAGTAAAAGAACTGATTCAGAACGATCTAACTGCCGATCATATCGCTGATGAGCTACGGGCTGTTTTGCCAGGTGGTCCGCGCCGTGAAGCGCAGTTGACCGGTTACGCCGATGTTCAGGAAAAGATGGGCGAACCGGGCGCGTCGGAACGGGCGGGAAAGCGAATGGTCGAACTCGCGAGTGAATGGTCGAAGTCTCGCTGA
- a CDS encoding 1-acyl-sn-glycerol-3-phosphate acyltransferase — MLGALTRWLFKVAGWRVVGPIPNVPKGLWVVAPHTTNWDFLIGLSIRPTIHIWIQYLAKSSLFKWYSGWLFRLLGGQPVYRDKSHNMVDSIVDVFNRNERIHVCIAPEGTRSNVSKLKTGFYYIALQANVPIIPVGFDWPRKLAVLGEPIYVTGNYEQDMIPFYEFVSEIHGVKKDWLKKWEATGVIER, encoded by the coding sequence ATGCTAGGTGCCCTCACCCGATGGTTGTTTAAAGTCGCCGGATGGCGCGTTGTTGGTCCTATACCAAACGTGCCGAAGGGTCTCTGGGTGGTAGCTCCCCATACCACAAACTGGGATTTTCTGATCGGGCTGAGTATCCGCCCGACCATCCATATCTGGATTCAATACTTGGCCAAAAGTTCGCTTTTCAAGTGGTATTCCGGCTGGCTTTTTCGATTGCTGGGCGGTCAGCCGGTCTATCGGGACAAGTCGCACAACATGGTTGATTCCATTGTCGATGTGTTCAACCGCAACGAGCGAATTCATGTTTGCATCGCCCCCGAAGGTACGCGCAGCAATGTGTCAAAGTTAAAGACGGGATTCTACTACATTGCTCTTCAGGCCAACGTACCAATCATTCCGGTCGGCTTCGACTGGCCCCGCAAGCTGGCGGTTCTGGGTGAGCCCATCTACGTAACGGGTAATTATGAACAGGACATGATTCCGTTCTATGAATTCGTTTCAGAGATTCACGGTGTCAAGAAAGACTGGTTGAAGAAATGGGAAGCAACGGGCGTTATTGAGCGCTAA
- the hisB gene encoding bifunctional histidinol-phosphatase/imidazoleglycerol-phosphate dehydratase HisB: MRKILFIDRDGTLIVEPQPDQQVDSLAKLDYIPKVISAMRNIAEETDYELVMVTNQDGLGTVSFPEETFWPAHNKMMATFAGENISFAAVHIDRHFPRDNSTTRKPGTGMLTQYFSDAYDLANSYVIGDRLTDVQLAVNLGAKAILFLPPDGLATVQAADVTGLTDAMQNAIALKTDDWDTIYEFLRLPARTATVDRHTKETQIRVDLNLDGSGKADIHTGLGFFDHMLDQVAKHSGADLTIQVQGDLHIDEHHTIEDTALALGEAYRRALGDKRGISRYGFLLPMDEALAQVAIDFSGRPWLVWEAEFRREKIGDMPTEMFFHFFKSFSDTALCNLNVKVEGDNEHHKIESIFKAFAKAIKMAVRRDIKELDNLPSTKGVL, from the coding sequence ATGCGAAAAATTTTATTCATCGACCGTGACGGCACCCTCATCGTTGAGCCGCAACCCGATCAGCAAGTCGACTCGTTAGCTAAACTAGATTATATTCCAAAAGTTATTTCAGCAATGCGAAACATTGCTGAAGAGACCGATTATGAACTGGTTATGGTCACCAATCAGGATGGACTCGGTACCGTTTCCTTTCCGGAAGAGACGTTCTGGCCTGCTCACAACAAAATGATGGCTACGTTTGCGGGCGAAAATATTTCGTTTGCCGCTGTTCATATCGATCGCCATTTCCCGCGCGATAACTCGACGACCCGTAAGCCTGGAACTGGCATGCTGACCCAGTATTTCAGCGACGCCTACGATCTGGCCAACAGCTACGTTATCGGCGACCGGCTCACCGACGTACAGTTAGCGGTCAATCTGGGTGCCAAAGCAATTCTATTTTTGCCACCCGATGGTTTGGCGACCGTGCAGGCCGCTGACGTTACGGGGCTGACCGATGCGATGCAAAACGCCATTGCGCTCAAAACCGATGACTGGGATACGATCTACGAATTTCTGCGCTTGCCCGCCCGAACGGCCACCGTTGACCGACACACCAAAGAAACACAGATTCGGGTTGACTTGAATCTCGATGGTAGCGGTAAGGCCGATATTCATACGGGGCTTGGTTTCTTCGATCACATGCTCGACCAGGTAGCCAAACATTCGGGGGCCGACCTGACCATTCAGGTGCAGGGCGATTTACACATCGATGAGCATCACACGATTGAGGATACGGCGTTGGCTCTTGGCGAAGCGTACCGGCGCGCGCTGGGCGACAAACGGGGCATTAGCCGCTACGGTTTCTTGCTGCCCATGGATGAAGCACTCGCGCAGGTCGCCATTGATTTTTCCGGACGTCCCTGGCTGGTTTGGGAAGCGGAATTCCGGCGTGAAAAAATTGGGGATATGCCAACTGAGATGTTCTTTCATTTTTTCAAGTCCTTCTCCGACACCGCCCTTTGCAACCTGAATGTGAAAGTCGAAGGCGACAATGAGCACCACAAGATCGAATCTATTTTTAAGGCCTTTGCCAAAGCGATAAAAATGGCCGTTCGTCGCGATATCAAGGAATTGGATAACCTCCCCAGTACGAAGGGAGTTTTGTAG
- a CDS encoding NYN domain-containing protein produces MPTGSSRLTRIGVFYDGNYFLHVSNYYNYSHERRSRISISGLHAFIRRQVAEEEGVNERLCQIVDAHYFRGRLNAHEANQRGNQLFYDRLFDDILMSEGVVTHYLPVKTYQGYRQEKGIDVWLALEAFELAQYKKFDVVVLITSDGDYVPLIRKLNTLGSRIMVLSWDFEFLNEQGEKQVTRTSQDLLEEVSYPVAMHGLIDDRSRRNDMVIQNLFVKQQQQQARPTFTAVAAASNGGSYSNSFANGFSANDEYEGYTQSDEPNYNVADTVDDDPEGRKISTVRSLKTGYGFVNYPPNNLFFHYTSLIDTDFNELQIDDEVEFTIGQNAEGKDIAIDVRLLRA; encoded by the coding sequence ATGCCAACAGGATCATCCAGATTGACCCGAATAGGGGTTTTTTATGACGGTAACTATTTTCTACACGTAAGTAACTATTATAATTATTCTCACGAACGGCGCAGCCGGATTAGTATCTCAGGATTACATGCATTTATACGTCGGCAGGTAGCCGAAGAAGAAGGCGTAAACGAACGGCTCTGCCAAATCGTTGATGCCCACTATTTCAGAGGGCGTTTGAATGCCCACGAAGCGAATCAGCGGGGTAATCAATTATTTTATGACCGTCTGTTCGATGATATTCTGATGTCGGAAGGGGTCGTAACCCATTACCTGCCCGTAAAAACCTATCAAGGCTACCGGCAGGAAAAGGGGATCGATGTGTGGCTGGCGCTCGAAGCCTTTGAACTGGCTCAATACAAGAAATTTGACGTCGTTGTTCTAATCACGTCCGACGGCGATTATGTTCCCTTGATTCGTAAATTGAACACGCTTGGGTCGCGCATTATGGTGCTGAGCTGGGACTTTGAGTTTTTGAATGAGCAGGGCGAAAAGCAGGTGACCCGTACGTCGCAGGATTTACTGGAAGAAGTGTCGTATCCGGTAGCCATGCACGGACTGATCGATGATCGGAGCCGTCGGAACGATATGGTGATCCAGAATCTATTCGTCAAGCAGCAACAGCAACAGGCCCGCCCAACGTTTACGGCGGTAGCCGCTGCCAGCAATGGTGGAAGCTACAGCAATAGTTTCGCGAACGGGTTCTCGGCCAATGATGAGTACGAAGGATATACGCAATCCGATGAGCCAAACTACAATGTGGCCGATACGGTAGACGATGATCCTGAAGGGCGTAAGATCAGTACCGTGCGCAGCCTGAAAACGGGGTATGGGTTTGTTAATTACCCACCAAACAACCTGTTTTTTCATTACACAAGCCTGATTGATACGGATTTTAATGAATTACAGATAGACGACGAAGTGGAGTTTACGATTGGCCAGAATGCCGAAGGGAAAGATATTGCTATCGACGTTCGGCTGTTACGCGCCTGA
- the pabB gene encoding aminodeoxychorismate synthase component I — MTSERVPVDDVQAFQWQALTWALTQQSREDGFVAFLTNNQIAYPNDPFPNRLFVGAKRVVSFSDVDTFRELYRAHAERPGYLVGYFGYDIKNELEALTSHNPDRLGFPNAYFVEPEWMIDFVDNEVVVSGEGDGKAVLREISLADPLDRPGPSRNGGPPIQCRVSAENYQATVRRIQQHILAGDVYELNYCIEFFAEVIDLDPLTVYRLLNERSPMPFSSFLKLGDRYVMGASPERFLRKQGQSLLSQPIKGTIRRGKTPDEDVALREQLLNSEKERAENLMIVDLVRNDLARSAKTGSVRVDELFGIYGFQQVYQMISTVSATIRDSATWVDAIHNAFPMGSMTGAPKIRAMELIDELEVSRRGVYSGAIGFITPNGNFDFNVVIRTLLYNAETHYASFSVGSAITYDADPEQEWEECLLKARAIREVLEQYLAAGTH; from the coding sequence ATGACTAGTGAACGCGTGCCCGTTGATGATGTACAGGCGTTCCAATGGCAGGCATTGACGTGGGCGCTGACCCAACAATCGCGTGAAGATGGCTTCGTTGCGTTCCTGACGAACAACCAGATCGCTTATCCAAACGACCCGTTTCCGAACCGGCTATTTGTCGGGGCGAAGCGGGTCGTTTCGTTTTCGGATGTTGATACCTTTCGGGAGTTATACCGCGCTCATGCCGAACGACCCGGCTACCTGGTCGGCTATTTCGGATATGATATAAAAAATGAACTGGAAGCGTTGACCAGCCATAATCCTGACCGTCTGGGTTTCCCCAACGCTTATTTTGTTGAGCCGGAATGGATGATCGACTTCGTGGATAATGAAGTCGTGGTTTCGGGAGAAGGTGATGGTAAGGCTGTTTTGCGCGAAATTTCTCTTGCCGACCCGTTGGACCGCCCTGGCCCCTCCCGCAACGGCGGACCGCCTATTCAATGCCGCGTTTCGGCTGAAAACTATCAGGCAACCGTCCGGCGGATACAACAGCACATTCTGGCGGGGGATGTGTACGAATTAAATTACTGCATCGAATTTTTTGCCGAGGTCATCGACCTTGACCCATTGACTGTCTACCGATTGCTGAATGAGCGTTCGCCGATGCCCTTTTCGAGTTTTCTTAAACTGGGCGATCGGTATGTGATGGGTGCTTCACCCGAGCGTTTTCTCCGGAAACAAGGCCAGAGCCTGTTGTCGCAGCCGATCAAAGGAACGATCCGACGCGGGAAAACGCCGGATGAAGACGTTGCGCTTCGTGAGCAGCTACTAAACTCAGAAAAAGAGCGGGCCGAAAATCTGATGATCGTCGATCTGGTACGCAACGATCTGGCGCGGAGTGCCAAAACGGGGTCTGTTCGCGTCGATGAGCTTTTCGGCATATACGGCTTTCAGCAGGTTTACCAGATGATTTCGACCGTTTCGGCTACGATACGGGATTCGGCAACCTGGGTCGATGCCATTCACAATGCCTTTCCAATGGGTAGTATGACCGGCGCACCAAAAATCCGGGCCATGGAACTGATCGACGAGCTGGAAGTTAGTCGTCGGGGGGTGTACTCCGGGGCTATCGGTTTCATAACTCCCAACGGTAACTTTGATTTCAATGTGGTTATCCGGACGTTGCTCTACAACGCGGAAACCCACTATGCGTCCTTTTCGGTCGGGAGCGCTATCACTTACGACGCCGACCCGGAGCAGGAGTGGGAAGAATGTTTACTAAAAGCCCGCGCGATTCGAGAGGTGCTTGAGCAGTATCTGGCTGCCGGAACTCATTGA